A single window of Patescibacteria group bacterium DNA harbors:
- a CDS encoding T9SS type A sorting domain-containing protein — FIISCDFYNDVHFTLYDALSRQVISISLMADTTVLNRNNLPNGVYLWRITKGNDVTKTGKLIIE, encoded by the coding sequence TTCATAATCTCTTGCGATTTTTATAACGACGTACATTTTACTTTATACGACGCCCTTTCAAGGCAGGTAATAAGTATAAGCCTTATGGCTGATACAACCGTATTAAACAGAAATAATTTACCTAATGGAGTTTATTTATGGAGAATAACCAAAGGGAACGATGTAACTAAAACAGGGAAACTTATTATTGAATAA